The Pyxidicoccus sp. MSG2 genomic interval GTCGCCGAGCTCAATGCGCCGCGACCGCGTCCGCACCGCCTCCGTGCCCAGCCACGCGAACAGAAGCCGAGCGTGCGTGCCGAAAGGAAGGCCCATCCGCTTGTGAGTCTTCGTCGCCTCGTCGTACTGCAGGCCGGTGCTGAACGTCAGTGTGAACCGGCCATTTTGGCGCGTCCACGCTGCGAGGTCCCCCGGGTCCTTGTGGGGGAGGGCGGTCTGCACCAGGAGCTGACTGAAATAGCCGAGTTCGCCGGCGTCTAGCGCCGACTGGTGGTGCACTTCCGCCGCCGCAGCCCCTAGCTTGCTCGCATTCTTCACGCTGAGCCGGCGGGCTCGGGAGGCGGAGGACTCCCGGGGCTTCACCGCGGCTCCAACTCGTGCTGGGTCCAGCGAGTCCGCTCCAGGCGCATGCGCTTCGCGCGTCCCGAAGACGCCGGGGTACAGATCCAAGGTCGCAGTCGATTTGGTGTCGCTCATGGCGCCTCGCGTACGCGCGTTGGAGTTACTGTTGATCGACTCCGCCCTAACGGGTAGGGGGTGGCGTCCGAATTCCTGTGGATCGGACGGCTGCAGACGTTTGCGGTGCTGCTACAGGGTGCTTCATGCCTGCCGCAGCTCGGTACGCGTAGAAGAAGCCGAGGACGGAGCGGACGTACTCCGGCGTTTCTCCGTTGTCCGGAAGCGGCGCTCCCAGCTCTCGAGGCCGAGCGTTGTAGGCAACCAGGACGGAGATGACGTCGCCCTGGTAGTGCCGGAGGAGCACGGCGAGCAGCCGGGTGCCAGCGAGGATGTTGCGGGCCGGGTCCACCAGGTCCTCCACGGTGACCCCGAGCAAGGGGGCGTTGAAGGGCATCACCTGCATGAGGCCCAGGGCGCCGGCCTTCGAGCGCGCTTTGGGGTTGAAGGCGCTCTCCCGGCGAATCACCGCCTTCACGAGCTCCCGAGGCACGGGGTAGGTGGGAACGGTGGCAGCGACGGCCGCGTCAATCTCCCGCTCGAACGGAGTCGGCGTGTCGAAGGGTGGAGGCGCTGCTGACAGGACGAGCGTGAGGAGTAGCAGCATGGGCAGTCGATGAAATGAAAACGCCTGCCGCGACGCGGCAGGCGTGAAGGGGCCGGCAGGATGGGAAGCGCGAACTCCACCACGTGGTGAAGTCAGCGCTGGGCGCTAGAAGATGGAGGGAACCGACGTCTTCACCGGCCGAGCCGCGGCGGAGGGAGCCTTCGCGGGGGTGCGTGAGGCGGCGGGGGCGGACGGCGGCACCTCGCGCAGCGTCGCGTAGCTCCCCAGCGCGAACCCCAGGAAAACGGCCAGCGTCAGCGCCGGCCGAGCCATCAGCAGCCTGAAAACCACCATCAGGACGGACGCCAGGAACGAGAAAATCAGCAGCACGGCAACCTCCGGGGAGCGGGGTGTGCGCAGGCGACGTACGCAGCGCGAGCCAGATTCACCACAAAATGCGCTGCACGCACCAAATAGTGCAAAACCCTCGGAGCCGCAAGGCCCCGCCCATGAAAAAGCGGGCTCGGCTCGCGCCGGCCCGCCTAGGAATGCTGCTGGTGCTACCTCTACAGGTACCAGCTCCAGGAGAACGTCACCGGGGCCATGAGCACCAGCGCGGGCTCCGGCCCCACGAGCAGCTGAACCCGTGGCTGGAACGACACGCTCCAGTGGTCGCCGGCCGCCCACTCCATGCCGAGGACGGGGGACAGGACCAGGTTGTTCGCGGTGAAGTCCCGCAAGGGGACCTCATAGGCGACGGGCGCGGCCGGGTTGCTGTCGTCGATGTGCTCCATGCTCGAGTAGCTCCGGTGACTCCAGCCCACGTCGAGCCCCAGGGAGACCCGCCACACCATCCCGACGAGGTAGCGCGGCCCCACAACGGCCCCGTACCGCTGCACTGTCTCCCGGAGCGTCCCTCTGAAAGCGCTGCCCTCGGAATTCAGCGTGACGCCGTTGTGCCACCCGGTGACGGCGGGCTCCCAGAAGGCCGAGGCAGTCAGCTCCAGGCGGTTGGAGAGCGCATAGCGGCCGCCAAGCCAGACCGAAGGCGCGGTAAGCCGCAGGGTGCTGG includes:
- a CDS encoding lytic transglycosylase domain-containing protein; this encodes MLLLLTLVLSAAPPPFDTPTPFEREIDAAVAATVPTYPVPRELVKAVIRRESAFNPKARSKAGALGLMQVMPFNAPLLGVTVEDLVDPARNILAGTRLLAVLLRHYQGDVISVLVAYNARPRELGAPLPDNGETPEYVRSVLGFFYAYRAAAGMKHPVAAPQTSAAVRSTGIRTPPPTR